GGCTCCAGGATAACAGGAACTATCAGGGCTTTTGATAATTTCAGTATCCTGGTAAAGGGTGACAGCCAGCACCTTATATATAAGCATTCCGTTGCTGTAATTGTGCCTAAGAAGGAGATACGTGAGTTTGACGTCAGGGAGAATGAGGAAAAGAAGTCAGAGGAGGTAGTAAATGCAGCAAGCTGAGATTGGTGTAGTAGGCGGAAGCGGGCTTTATCAGATGGATGGGCTTGAAGGGATTGAAGAGGTTACGGTAAATACGCCGTTTGGAGATCCTTCGGATAATTTTATTGTTGGAAAACTTATGGGAAGAAAGGTTGCATTCCTATCAAGGCACAGAAGGGGGCATGCTGTACAG
The sequence above is drawn from the Nitrospirota bacterium genome and encodes:
- the hfq gene encoding RNA chaperone Hfq — translated: MSKSSINLQDHFLNYLRKEKTPVTVHLLNGSRITGTIRAFDNFSILVKGDSQHLIYKHSVAVIVPKKEIREFDVRENEEKKSEEVVNAAS